The segment TCGCCTGGGTCGCATCGGTACGGGATTCACACCTTATGTCTTTGGAGGTCTGGCCTATTTCAATATGAATCCAGAGGCAGAACTCGATGGTGCTTATTATGAGCTCATAGATATACATACAGAGGCCCAAGGAGCAACGGGATATGACGACCCTTATGGCAGAGGGCATCTGGCCATCCCATTCGGGTTAGGTCTCAAAGCTGGATTCGGCAAACGTCTGGCATTGAATCTCGAATGGGGCATACGCAGGACTTGGACCGACTATATAGACGATGTGAGCGGTCAATATGCCGACCCATCCCTCGTACGTGATAATGCCGGTCTGGAATTAGCGGCTGAATTGGCCGACAGAAGTCTGGAGCCTATGGGACCCGATGGAAGCAATATCGGACTCCTACGTGGGAACCCTGAGAACCGCGATTGGTACATATATACCGGGCTCATACTCAGCGTGCGCCTCGGTGAAGATGGCAATGGCTGTTGGAAGTGATTCAAGGCCACAATTCAATACTTTTGCGGCATAGACGGAGCATGGAGAAATTACTGAAAGAGCGCATAGATGATACCAACATCCCTGAGCACGTAGCTGTGATCATGGATGGCAATGGTCGCTGGGCCAAGAGCAGAGGTAGGGAGCGCATCTTCGGTCATATGAATGGCGTGGAATCGGTCAGAGAGACCCTGAAAACGGCACGAGAGATTGGCGTGAAATACCTGACTCTCTATGCCTTCAGTACGGAGAATTGGAATCGACCCAAAGAGGAGGTGGATGCCTTGATGGACCTTTTGGTCACCACCATCATGGACGAGATCGATGAGTTGGATGACAAGAGCGTGAGACTCAAAGCCATAGGGGATCTCGATAATCTACCCCCGAAATGCTGCAATGCACTCAAAGACGGTATGGCACGTACCGCGGAGAATGACGACATCACTCTGATACTCGCGCTGAGCTATAGCAGCCGGTGGGAGATGACCAACGCCATACGCGCGATCGCAGAAAAGGTCGCCAGTGGGGAGCTCGCAGCGGATGAGATCGACTCCAGTATCGTATCCAAGCACCTGAGCACACACGATATTCCAGATCCCAGTCTGCTCATCCGCACCAGCGGGGAAAAACGCATCAGTAACTTCCTACTGTGGCAGATCGCCTATGCCGAGCTCTATTTCACCGAGGTGCTCTGGCCTGATTTCCGAAAACAACATTTCTACGAGGCGATTCTTTCCTACCAGAACAGAGAAAGAAGATTCGGTATGGTCTCAGAACAAATCACAAAGAATTGAAGTCACTTCTCACGACACTCCTCCTCTGCGCAGTATGTATCATCGACCTACGCGCCCAAGTTGACCTAGGTCGCCCGCAAGAATATACTGTGGCCGGAATCACGGTCATAGGTGCCGAATCCACTGATGTACAGGCCATCAAACTATTTGCTGGAATCAAGGAAGGGGATCGATTGGTCGTGCCTGGAGAACGCATCCCCAAAGCCATAAAGAATCTCTGGGACCAGGACCTTTTTGCAGATGTAAGCATAGGAATAGCCGATGTACGAGGTGAAGCGATATTTCTCGTGATTGAAGTGGAGGAACGCGAACGCTATGGAGGTATCGTATTCAAGAAAGGCGTATCTAAATCAGAAGAAGACGATCTGGTGGAGGCCATCCCCCTGATCAAAGGGAAGATCCTCACTGAGAACAACAAGACCAATTCTCTGAACATCATCCGGGATTTCTACCGCAAGAAAGGTCACCTGCGAGCCGAGGTCCGATTCGAAGAACGCACCAGCGACCTCATCGACAACACGAAATTCATCGATGCTTACGTGACCAAGGGGCCTCGATATAAGATCAATGAGATCTATTTCGATGGCAATGAAGAGATCAGTGATAAAGTTTTGAAACGCACCCTGAAAAAGACCAAGGAGAAAAAATGGTATCGCCTATTCAAGCGATCCAAATATGTGGAAGGAGAGTTTGAAGAAGACAGGCGTGCCTTGTTGGCCAAGTACAATGAAAAAGGATTCCGGAATGCCAAGGTATTAGAAGATAGTGTTTGGGTGAACGATGACCGCACCGTCAATATCTCTATCGATCTGAAAGAAGGGAATCAATTCTACTTCGGAGAGATCACTTGGCTGGGAAATACCAAATACAGCACCGATTATCTCAATAACCGATTAGGGATAAACAAAGGAGAAGTATACAATCGGGTCAAGCTGGAGGAACGACTCTTCATGAGTCAGAATGGGGATGATGTGAGCTCCTTATATCTGGATAACGGCTACCTCTCTTTCAGTGCCAATCCTGTAGAGACCAAAGTGTACAACGACACCATCGATGTGGAGATACGGATGTATGAGGGGAAGCAGTACTACATCAACAAGATCATCATCAAAGGGAATACCATCACAAACGACCATGTGATCACTCGTGAGATACGTACACGTCCGGGTGATCTATTCAGTCGATCGGATATCATACGTACCCAGCGTGAGTTGGCCCAATTGCAATACTTCGATCCGACTGCTTTTGGCATCAATCCCATCCAGAATCCTTCAGAAGGAACGGTGGATATCGAGTACACGGTCAGGGAGAAACCTTCTGACCAGATAGAACTCCAAGGAGGTTGGGGAGCTGGACGGGTCGTGGGTACCTTGGGACTGAGTTTCAATAACTTCAGCATACGGAATCTGTTCAATGGCGAGGCCTGGAGACCCGTTCCCAAAGGAGATGGTCAGCGATTAGCACTACGAGCTCAGACCAATGGGCAATTCTTCTCGGCCTATTCCCTCTCCTTTGTTGAGCCTTGGTTGGGTGGCAGAAAACCCAATTCATTCAGCGTGAGTGGATCCTTATCGTTACAGAGCAATGGCGCAGCAAAGACCATCATAGATTCTGAAGGGCAGACTGTCACCAACCCCAATCGTCAGCAGTTGAAGATCCTGGGAGGTTCCGTAGGATATGGTAAACGACTCACCATTCCTGACGACTATTTCCAGCTGTTCATGACGGCCAGTTATCAAAATTACGAACTGCAGAATTTCGGTAACATCTTCACCTTCGCCAATGGACGATCCAATAACGCGGCCATCACCACTTCGCTCTATCGGGATTCAAGGAATGGTAATCCCATCTTCTTCTCCAGCGGATCAAGGATAGGTGGTACCCTGCGATTCACTCCAGGAGCATTTTTCGAGTTGGGTAGGGATTACTCGCCTAGTCTGAGTGATTCCGAGAAATTCGACTGGGTGCAGTATCATAAATGGAAATTCACCTCTGAATGGTACACCCCACTGGGTGCGCAGGATGAGCAAGGCGGAAATAAACTGGTACTCTTCTCCAAGGTAGGTCTCGGCTATCTCGGAAAATTCAACCAGACCCTGGATGACTCTCCATTCGAGCGATTCTATCTAGGAGGTAGTGCGCTCACAGGATTCCAATTGGACGGTCGGGAGATCATTGCCTTGCGGGGCTATGACGACCTATCGTTGAGTCCGGAGACAGGAGCCACATTCATCTCCAAATACACCATGGAATTACGTTATCTATTATCGCCAAATCCGAGTGCTACCATCTTCGGATTCGGATTCTTGGAGGCCGGGAATACATGGAATGATTTCGTGGACTATCAGCCTCTGGGCGTCTATCGATCAGGCGGTATCGGCCTGCGTATATTCCTTCCAATGTTCGGTCTGATGGGACTGGATTACGGTTGGAGATTCGATGATGTGCCAAATCAACCTACCATGCCTCAGGGACAGTTCCACTTTACCATTGGCATGAATCTTGGGGAACTCTGATCGATTGACTTAATTTCGCAACCCTTTTCAGACATTCCGACATGATGCGCAAATCCTTGTTCCTAGCCCTCTTCATGACAGCGGCAGTGAGTCTATCGGCTCAGATGAAGTTCGCCTTTGTGGATACGAAATATGTGCTCGAGAATATGCCGGCCTACGCTGAAGCGCAGGGAGAACTGGATGCTGCAGCGGCTCAATGGCAGACCGAGATAGAAGACCGTTACGCCACAATCGAGCGTATGTACAAGGCCTATCAAGCGGAGGCCGTTCTTCTCACGGAAGAAATGAGACTGAAGCGAGAAGAAGAGATCACTCGCATGGAAAGCGAGGCCAAGAACCTACAGAAGCAAAGGTTCGGAGTAGAAGGTGACCTCTTTAAGAAGAGGCAAGAACTCATCCAACCCATTCAAGAACAGATATTCAATGCTATCAGGGAATTTGCCAATGAAGGTGGTTATGAGGCCATATTCGATAGATCCGGTCAGGCGGGAGTCCTGTATGCTAATCCGAAATACGATAAAAGCGACAGGATCTTAAGGAAGATGGGAATCAGACCCGGACAGAACACGAAATCTGATAGCGACAGCGACCAAGGCCGCGAAGGAAGTGGTGGCAGCTCTCCGCAACGAAATACTGGAGATTCTCCACGTGGTAAATAGAAGAAGTTAAACAAGACAACGACAGACGAAAAATGAATCATTTAAGACTACTAATGATCGGAGCCCTATTGATAATAGGCACCTCCATCAGCGCCCAGAGCAAACTCGGACACATCAACAGTCAAGAGATCCTTCAACTTCTACCTGAAAGGGCAGAAGCTGAAAATAAGCTCCAGACCTTGAACACACAGTTGGAAGACCGCATGAAGACCTTGATGGCCGAGTATCAGAACAAGGTACAGACTTTCCAGACCCTACCTGAAGATACTCCTACCTCCACTGCTACAGACATGCGTGACGAGATCGTAGGAATGGAGCAGCGCATCCAGGAATTCCAGGTGCGTGCCGAGGAGGATCTGGCCAAGAAGCAGCAAGAACTGCTCACACCTATGATCGAAAAGGTACAGAATGCCATCAATGAAGTGGGCAAGGAAAATGGATTCACCTACATCTTCGATATAGGCACTGGAACAGTCGTATACACCGGAGGTGAGGACGTTTCCTCCATGGTGAAGACCAAATTGGGCATCACCGGCTGAAACCGACCTGGATAAAACCCGTATATCTACCCTGACCGGTCTGACTGGTCAGGGTATTTCTTTTATGAGAAGCATTGCAATAA is part of the Flavobacteriales bacterium genome and harbors:
- a CDS encoding isoprenyl transferase, which translates into the protein MKERIDDTNIPEHVAVIMDGNGRWAKSRGRERIFGHMNGVESVRETLKTAREIGVKYLTLYAFSTENWNRPKEEVDALMDLLVTTIMDEIDELDDKSVRLKAIGDLDNLPPKCCNALKDGMARTAENDDITLILALSYSSRWEMTNAIRAIAEKVASGELAADEIDSSIVSKHLSTHDIPDPSLLIRTSGEKRISNFLLWQIAYAELYFTEVLWPDFRKQHFYEAILSYQNRERRFGMVSEQITKN
- the bamA gene encoding outer membrane protein assembly factor BamA; this encodes MKSLLTTLLLCAVCIIDLRAQVDLGRPQEYTVAGITVIGAESTDVQAIKLFAGIKEGDRLVVPGERIPKAIKNLWDQDLFADVSIGIADVRGEAIFLVIEVEERERYGGIVFKKGVSKSEEDDLVEAIPLIKGKILTENNKTNSLNIIRDFYRKKGHLRAEVRFEERTSDLIDNTKFIDAYVTKGPRYKINEIYFDGNEEISDKVLKRTLKKTKEKKWYRLFKRSKYVEGEFEEDRRALLAKYNEKGFRNAKVLEDSVWVNDDRTVNISIDLKEGNQFYFGEITWLGNTKYSTDYLNNRLGINKGEVYNRVKLEERLFMSQNGDDVSSLYLDNGYLSFSANPVETKVYNDTIDVEIRMYEGKQYYINKIIIKGNTITNDHVITREIRTRPGDLFSRSDIIRTQRELAQLQYFDPTAFGINPIQNPSEGTVDIEYTVREKPSDQIELQGGWGAGRVVGTLGLSFNNFSIRNLFNGEAWRPVPKGDGQRLALRAQTNGQFFSAYSLSFVEPWLGGRKPNSFSVSGSLSLQSNGAAKTIIDSEGQTVTNPNRQQLKILGGSVGYGKRLTIPDDYFQLFMTASYQNYELQNFGNIFTFANGRSNNAAITTSLYRDSRNGNPIFFSSGSRIGGTLRFTPGAFFELGRDYSPSLSDSEKFDWVQYHKWKFTSEWYTPLGAQDEQGGNKLVLFSKVGLGYLGKFNQTLDDSPFERFYLGGSALTGFQLDGREIIALRGYDDLSLSPETGATFISKYTMELRYLLSPNPSATIFGFGFLEAGNTWNDFVDYQPLGVYRSGGIGLRIFLPMFGLMGLDYGWRFDDVPNQPTMPQGQFHFTIGMNLGEL
- a CDS encoding OmpH family outer membrane protein; translation: MMRKSLFLALFMTAAVSLSAQMKFAFVDTKYVLENMPAYAEAQGELDAAAAQWQTEIEDRYATIERMYKAYQAEAVLLTEEMRLKREEEITRMESEAKNLQKQRFGVEGDLFKKRQELIQPIQEQIFNAIREFANEGGYEAIFDRSGQAGVLYANPKYDKSDRILRKMGIRPGQNTKSDSDSDQGREGSGGSSPQRNTGDSPRGK
- a CDS encoding OmpH family outer membrane protein; translation: MIGALLIIGTSISAQSKLGHINSQEILQLLPERAEAENKLQTLNTQLEDRMKTLMAEYQNKVQTFQTLPEDTPTSTATDMRDEIVGMEQRIQEFQVRAEEDLAKKQQELLTPMIEKVQNAINEVGKENGFTYIFDIGTGTVVYTGGEDVSSMVKTKLGITG